One Oncorhynchus kisutch isolate 150728-3 linkage group LG13, Okis_V2, whole genome shotgun sequence DNA window includes the following coding sequences:
- the LOC109901847 gene encoding rRNA 2'-O-methyltransferase fibrillarin-like, giving the protein MTPGFSPRGGDRGGRGGFRGRGSFGDRGGGRGGFGDRGGRGGFRGRGGGGGFRSPSGEGGFRGRGGGRGTPRGRGGRGGFGAGRKVTVEPHRHEGVFICRGKEDALVTKNMVIGESVYGEKRMNVEEGETKIEYRAWNPFRSKLAAAILGGVDQIHIKPGSKVMYLGAASGTTVSHVSDIVGPEGLVYAVEFSHRSGRDLLNVAKKRTNIIPIIEDARHPHKYRMLVGMVDVIFADVAQPDQTRIVALNAHNFLKNGGHFVISIKANCIDSTAAPEAVFAAEVKKMGSENMKPQEQLTLEPYERDHAIVVGIYRPAPKNKK; this is encoded by the exons ATGACACCAG GATTCAGCCCTCGGGGTGGTGATcgaggaggcagaggaggcttCCGAGGAAGAGGGAGCTTTGGAGACAGAGGTGGTGGACGGGGAGGTTTTGGAGATAGAGGCGGACGGGGAGGATTCAGAGGAAGAGGTGGTG GAGGTGGATTTAGGTCTCCAAGTGGCGAGGGTGGCTTCAGAGGCCGTGGAGGTGGTCGTGGCACCCCCAGGGGTAGAGGTGGACGCGGGGGCTTCGGCGCGGGCAGGAAAGTCACAGTGGAGCCTCATAGACATGAAG GTGTGTTCATCTGCCGTGGTAAGGAGGATGCCCTGGTGACAAAGAACATGGTAATTGGAGAGTCTGTGTATGGAGAAAAAAGGATGAATGTCGAGGAAGGAGAAACGAAGATTGAGTACAGAGCGTGGAACCCTTTCCGGTCAAAGCTGGCAGCAGCCATCTTGGGGGGGGTTGACCAGATCCACATCAAACCTGGCTCGAAGGTCATGTACCTGGGAGCTGCATCAGGGACGACAGTGTCCCACGTGTCAGACATCGTTGGACCT GAGGGTCTTGTGTATGCTGTAGAGTTCTCTCACAGGTCAGGGCGTGATCTGCTCAACGTTGCCAAAAAGAGAACCAATATCATTCCCATCATTGAGGACGCCCGGCATCCACACAAATACCGCATGCTTGTTG GCATGGTAGATGTCATCTTTGCTGATGTGGCCCAGCCTGATCAGACCAGAATTGTTGCACTCAACGCCCACAACTTCCTCAAGAACGGAGGGCACTTTGTCATCTCAATCAAG GCAAACTGCATTGACTCAACGGCAGCACCGGAGGCTGTGTTTGCTGCGGAGGTGAAGAAGATGGGCTCAGAAAACATGAAGCCCCAGGAGCAGCTGACACTGGAGCCTTATGAGAGAGATCATGCCATCGTAGTAGGAATCTACAG ACCTGCCCCCAAGAATAAGAAGTGA
- the LOC116376722 gene encoding uncharacterized protein LOC116376722, producing MLLWERQVKIARVRVEHIVPYAEAVKTVDDEGSRNTASEMMEAADDYTIFQMVEEQGHLLHQYHDQLGLLGTTMKEVLLVVNRLDNTSKMGDPTKEMSKVATVISLLTGRRWRVTARTGWGSGPEFLPWAEYAQNSLRHSTTRLTLSQCILGYQLAPGSLDSEPKEAPAIEAWFRRQKDQAVHHRSEAPVFHPGDHVWPSIRNLPFHLPEAEPLACGALQGWWFLVPWLMLSPAIPLPWTSRTPTYAVRSLHDSQCCGGRLQYLVEWEGYSPDECFWGPVADIPTSSIAVVRPAPRPWDHPPGRCHLAAGAARRRGGGITTVIPTPSGARCRQSTNHQNADHQ from the exons ATGCTGCTGTGGGAGAGACAGGTTAAGATTGCCAGAGTCAGAGTAGAACACATTGTgccatatgctgaggcagtgaagacaGTAGACGATGAGGGGTCAAGG aataCTGCCTCAGAAATGATGGAAGCAGCAGATGATTACACTATCTTCCAGATGGTCGAGGAACAGGGTCATCTACTACACCAATACCACGACCAGCTGGGTCTACTGGGTACGACCATGAAGGAGGTCCTCCTCGTTGTCAACCGCCTGGACAACACCAGCAAG ATGGGAGACCCCACCAAAGAGATGTCCAAGGTTGCCACGGTCATTTCCCTGCTGACCGGACGGCGTTGGA GAGTcactgccaggaccggctgggggAGTGGGCCCGAGTTCCTTCCCTGGGCGGAATACGCCCAGAACTCACTTCGTCACTCCACCACCAGGCTGACTCTCAGCCAGTGCATCCTGGGATATCAGCTGGCCCCTGGTTCCTTGGACTCCGAACCAAAAGAGGCCCCTGCAATTGAAGCGTGGTTCCGCCGTCAGAAGGATCAGGCGGTCCACCACCGCAGTGAGGCTCCCGTGTTCCATCCTGGTGATCACGTCTGGCCCTCCATCAGGAACCTCCCGTTCCACCTGCCGGAAGCTGAGCCCCTGGCTTGTGGGGCCCTTCAAG GCtggtggttcctggtcccctggCTGATGCTATCCCCTGCGATACCCCTCCCCTGGACTTCGAGGACCCCCACTTATGCTGTTAGGTCTCTCCATGACTCCCAATGTTGTGGGGGTcggctccagtacctggtggagtgggaggggtacagtCCTGATGAGTGCTTTTGGGGCCCAGTAGCAGACATCCCAACGTCATCCATTGCCGTCGTTCGGCCCGCTCCTCGCCCTTGGGACCATCCTCCTGGCCGGTGTCATCTTGCGGCAGGGGCTGCACGTCGGCGGGGGGGGGGGATTACTACTGTCATTCCTACTCCCTCCGGCGCTAGATGTCGCCAGTCTACTAACCACCAAAACGCAGACCATCAATAA